TACTGTACAACAGCTGATTCCTGCtgatacaaatatatatataaaaaacagttttgagaaaaatattctaaaattggTAAAGCTATTTATATTATAGAAATACCTGATTGAAGCAGTAACTTAACACATTCATTATGACCAAAATGAGATGCCTCGTGAAGTAGTGTTGATGTATGATTAGGACCTGCTCCAGCATTGATGTCAATTCCACTATCAATAAGAAGTTTTAAACACTTAACATTGCCACATGATGCAGCCATATGACCTGGGGTCCACCAAGCATCGTCAGTTTTGCATGTTACTTTCATTCTGCATCTAAAATATCAAACTAAACTTACATTATAAAGTAATAATTGTAATCAATCAGTAGCaaatgtaattaaaaattaCCATATATACATaacaaaactgaaaacaatGGACACCTTATAAGTTCCTTTAAACATTCTAAATGACCAAATCGGGATGCTTCATGCATAGGACTCCAACCCCCATTTCTGTATATATACAACTTTATATTTTCAACACTCAAAATTGCCTTGGCACATTCTAAAAATCCACTATATACTGCATGATATAATGGCGTTCGGTTATCACAATCGACAGCATTGACATCAGCATTGTGTACAATCAACATTTTTACCGATTCTGTATCACCTTTATTTGCAGACACGTGAAGTGGGGTCATCTGTTGGGCATTCCTGCTGTCAATATATGCACCTAATTCCACAAGGTATTTGAGTATTCTGCAATGTTTATTGTTCGCAGCTTGATGAAGTAGTgttgttgaaatatttttaaatttaagatgGGGAAAATCAGTATTCAGGATCGTTTTTGTTCCGCTTAAGTTGCCATCAGAAACAGCTGCGAATAAATCTGTCATTACATTTATCCGCATGTTTGCATCGACGTCggccatatttgttttgatttgaagCAATTACAATTAGCCTTCAAACTATATCATTGTTATAGAGAGCGCATCATTCGAGAAATTATTATAGGCGACATATATGTTTACTGCGGCCGCTCCTATCCTGCGCCCCTCTTCTATAATAGGGAACTTGCGCAAACCCCTATTTTACGAACGTACGAGCCTCTGGGGCGCGGAAATCGGTCCCGATCGTCGGTCCGTTTTGATGTTTACAATCGAACTTGCGCAAAAGTCAAAAGGTGGCGAACGGTGGcgcgaaacattttttaaaacttgtaaacaaacatggagGATGTGTTAATGTTCCAACTTGAGAATGGTTTCAATGatgaagaagaatattttttttttcttgacgaaacacgaaataaaaagaaaaatcctGTGTTTCCCTATTGGGAGCAAGATAAATTTTCTCTTGATAATTGGTCAGATGATGAATGTTGGGCAGATTTTAGATTTAGAAAGACAGATTTGTTACGTTTGTGTGATGCCCTAGGGTTGTCAGGTGAAAGAGTTAAAACAGAAAATCGGTTGACCATAGACCCAATGGAGGCCTTATGTTTGACTTTGCGTCGCCTTGCCTTTCCATGTAGGTTTTCAGATCTTATTCCGCGGTTTGGGCGGTCTGTACCTGATATGTCCTACATATTTAACAGAACTTTGGATATCATACACAATAGATTTGGACGACTTCTCACATCATTCAATCAGGCGTGGTTGTCAAAGGatgctttgaaagattttgcagACTGTATACACGCAAAAGGTGCCCCATTTGATAACTGTTGGGGTTTTATTGATGGCACTTTAAGGGGAATTGCTCGAAAGCCATGTACAGTGGCCATAAAAGACACCATGACTACAAAATGCAATCTGTTTCCACTCCCAATGGTCTCATTGCGAATTTGTTTGGTCCAATTGAAGGCTCGAGACATGATTGTTACCTTCTTGCACAATCTGGCTTTATGGATATTCTCCAAAGATATTCAATTGCTCCTGATGGCACAGTTTTATGTGTTTATGGTGACCCTGCATATCCTCATAGGGAGCAGCTACAAACAGGTTTTAAAAATCCCCTATTGGAAGAAGAACGTGTTTATAATGAGCGCATGTCATCAGTCAGGGTGTCAGTTGAATGGGTGTTTGGTGATGTTATCGAAAGATTCAAATTTACAGACTACTCAAAGATGCAAAAGATAGGTTTAAGTGCTGTTTCAAAACAAGATATTGCATCTGCTCTCTTAAGTAATGCAAGGACCTGTATTTATGGCTCTTGCAcatcaacattttttaactgCCAGCCCCCAACATTAGAAGCGTATTTATCTGGATGATTGAAattaaaacggctattttttatagccacaaatcttctAAGAAACAATATTGAGGCAAATGTATATTTTCTTGCTGAGAGCtcaattcgcaaaaataaatcccgtaaaactcatttttttggacgtttaatcgcaaaaattaatatcgcaaaaatttatCCTGCATTAATTTATACGCTTAAGGACAGCAAATTCATAAATTCtttataaaatacataaacGTTTTATTTTTCAAGTTTCTGTAACAGCAACTGCATCATTTGGCTCTGTTGAGCTTCCATTTGCAGTAATGAATCTTGAAAAAGTCTCTGCTGGTCTTTCATTAAACCAGTCTCTTCCTTTCCTAAGTCCAATTCCGCCTTTCTCAGCTTCCTTTCCTCCTCTCTATCTCTCATCATAGATTCATTTCTTTCTCTAAAAAAATCCATCCTGTCATTatccttgttttttttctttttcctggaTCTCCCATTCTTTCCATACACCTTTTCCTTATATTTATAGCTTTTTCGCGGTCATGttctgtgttttcttttttactctCAGTTGCTTCTTTAATTAAATCCTGCATCAACTGCTCCAACTCACTGTATGTACATGTGATTCCACTGCCTTTTTCTTCTGCcctcatttttcttaaaaacttgTCTTTTACTATCTGGAACCTCTCTCTCACCACTCTTTCGGAAACAGGAATTGTTATGCTTGACTTCTCGCAATTTTCTGCAATGTCTTGCCATGCCATTCTTCTTTGCGTTGATCCTTTCTTTGTTTAAAAGGGGTTTCTTACTGATATCTCCTTCATCAGGATCAGTAAGTCACCCTCTTGCCACCTAGACCTACAGACAGGAAgcacaaatatatataaattgttATAAATATACCCTTTTGAACTGAAACACTAATCAATGCTAAATAGTATAATTTACCCCTTTTCTGTTAAACTGAtggtgtttttttgttgttgtttttgtggcgGTTGAAATTTTGATTTCGTTATGTTACCTGATGATCCCAATGTCtgactaaatatataaaaaactttacaacTAATTCCTATTGCAAGATCTACTAGTCTAGCAAACTATATAActattaaggctaaaatatgatCAATTTAATAATATTTACCCTTTTTCTGATGAAATAATagggtttttttgttgttttggttttGTAATTGTGCACGATGATCCCAATGTCtgactaaatatataaaaacttttattgcaAGATTTATATACTGGGAAAGCAAACTAAATAAATTtcctttttgttaaaaaaactgaatatatatatatatatatatatatattttaaaaaaacactttatttaaaaataaaattcacgaAGCTTTTCGAAACAGTGTTATATTATCAATGATTTTTGGCtgattttataataaatatatatatatattatataaactaTTTAATATACTAATACAGCTAAATTGTGATTCCATCTAGTTTTTTTACCTATTAAAATtaagctaaatttttaaactatttaagCTAAGCTTTTACCGTTTTTCTGTTAAACTAGTTGATGATGTCTTTTGTGTAGGTTTGTTCTTTTCTTGAAATTGCATGGTTGATGATAATATTGACTGACTAAATAAAAAGCACTTAGTACGTTGTACACTTGTTTCACGCTGCGAGATTTACTTGGCCACTTCTAGAGATCATGCTGTCAGCATATAGCTGTGCTACACAGTTTCAATTACTCTAAGACCTTTCAATCATGTCGGAACTTTGTGTTGTCTAACAAGAAGCTAGCCAGCTAAAATGTAGCAAGCCAGCTATAGCTAAAACTATTctttttactatatatatagctacctagctaaataAAAAGACTATTCAACTATACTATAATAAAAAGGCTCACTATTCAACtatgctatagctagctacctcgcACATAATTTATCCCACTCTTCCACAGCTTTTTTGCCATCACTCCCATGTACTATAAAATCTGTTGGAgttgaatttgttttaaaaaaactttgtccTGTGTTGTCTCTAGAACTTTCGCCAGGTGACGGTAGagatttgcataatttttgcagTATATC
Above is a window of Hydractinia symbiolongicarpus strain clone_291-10 chromosome 3, HSymV2.1, whole genome shotgun sequence DNA encoding:
- the LOC130635865 gene encoding uncharacterized protein LOC130635865, which produces MKRIVINKDILQKLCKSLPSPGESSRDNTGQSFFKTNSTPTDFIVHGSDGKKAVEEWDKLCASQTLGSSCTITKPKQQKNPIISSEKGQTLGSSGNITKSKFQPPQKQQQKNTISLTEKGSRWQEGDLLILMKEISVRNPF